AAGAAGAAAACACTTCTTTACAAACGATTCAAACGAAGAACACATCGAAATGGATTATGAGCTATCGAAAACTGAAAAGAAATAAAATGGCATTTATCGGAGGTATTATCGTTCTTTTCTATATTGTTATAGCTATATTTGCCCCATTGTTAGCACCCTATAATCCATTTGACATTCAGTTAGTCAACAAATTACAACCACCATCTATGGAACATTGGATGGGGACAGATGATAAAGGTAGAGATATTTTAAGCCGCCTTTTACACGGGACACGACTTTCATTACTTGTTGGATTTTCTTCTGTATTTATAGGAGCATTGTTCGGCATTATTCTCGGTATCATTTCTGGTTATTACGGTGGATGGTTTGACACGGTTATTATGCGAATCATCGATATCATGCTAGCTTTCCCTGGTATTTTACTTGCTCTTGCTATTGTAGGCGCACTAGGACCAAGTCTTGTGAACGTAATTATCGCTATTGGCTTTTTCTCAATCCCTATGTTCGCTCGTATCGTTAGAGCTTCTACATTAACAGTAAAAAAATTAGAGTATATCGATGCTATAAGAGCACTAGGGGCAAATGACTTTACTATTATTATGAAACACATATTCCCTAACATCTTATCACCTATTATTGTCCAAGCCACTTTACGCTTAGCTACAGCAATTTTATCTGCAGCTGGATTATCATTTTTAGGACTTGGAGCGCAACCACCTTCACCTGAATGGGGTGCCATGTTAAGTAATGGACGCGACTTTTTATTTACCGCACCACATATTGCAATGTTTCCTGGAATTGCAATGTCTACACTCGTAATCGGTTTAAACATGTTTGGTGATGGATTACGTGATGCACTAGATCCGAGACTTAAAAAATAGAAAGGGGCATTATATATGCTAATGTTTATATTTCGTAGAATACTACAATTAATTCCCGTTCTTTTCGGCGTTGTATTCGTTGTTTTCTTAATTAGGCAAATGGTACCGGGTGACCCAGCTCTTCTTATCGCTGGTGAAGGAGCATCTAAAGAAACTGTCGAGCAAATACGTCACCAATTAGGGTTGGACAAACCTTTTATCATGCAATATTTCTCTTATATCGGAAATATATTGCAAGGTGATTTCGGAGTTTCGATTCGTTCTAATCGCCCAGTGTTAGACGAAGTATTAATCCGCCTTCCAATCACTATTGAACTCGCACTATGTAGTATCGTCATTACAGTTGTAATCGGGATGATCGCTGGCATCATCTCTGCTACAAAACAATATTCTTGGACAGATGTTTCTATTATGATTATCGCTTTATTAGGTGTCTCATTACCAAGCTTTTGGTTTGGACTTATGCTCATTTTCTACTTCTCTGTCCAAATTCAAATATTCCCCGTTTCTGGTTGGGGAACTTGGATGCACATGGTTTTACCAGCACTTACACTAGGTGCATCTGGCGCAGCAATTGTAGCACGTATGACTCGCTCAAGTATGCTTGATGTCATACGCCAAGATTATATACGAACAGCAAGAGCAAAAGGGGTAAAAGAAAGAGTCGTTATATATAAACATGCTTTGAGGAACGCACTAATTCCCGTTATTACTGTTGTTGGATTGCAATTTGGTGCACTTTTAGGCGGTACAGTTTTAGTAGAATCAGTTTTTGCTATAAATGGACTTGGAAGATTGATTGTAGACGCTATCCGAATGAGAGACTTACCGATGTTACAAGGAGGCGTATTAATTGCCTCAGTCATCTTCGTTCTAGTCAATCTTATTGTTGATATTTTATACCGTTATTTCAATAAACGTATTGAGCTTAATTAAGGGGGTGCACAAACATGAATAAAAAGGAAGAGGTATTACAAGTTAAAGATTTAAAAACACATTTCTTTACAGACGAAGGTGTAAGTAAAGCGGTTGATGGTTTAAATTTCTCTATCTCTAAAGGAGAAACACTCGGCATCGTAGGTGAATCTGGGTGCGGAAAGAGCATCACTTCCCTATCTATTATGAGGTTAATTGACCGCGAAAGCGGCAGTAAAGTTGAAGGTAACATTTTATTTAAAGGAAAAGATTTATTACAACAAAACGAATCTGAAATGCGTGCAATTCGCGGAAATCAAATCTCAATGATTTTCCAAGAACCAATGACATCTTTGAATCCAGTATATTCTGTTGGGGAACAGATCGCAGAAGCAATTCGTATCCATCAAAAATTAAGTAAAAAAGAAGCCTGGAATAAAGCCGTCGATATGTTGAAACTAGTTGGGATTCCTTCACCTGAAAAACGCGCAAAACAAGAGCCGCATGAACTAAGCGGAGGAATGCGACAACGCATTATGATTGCAATGGCACTTGCTTGCAATCCAGATTTACTCATTGCAGACGAACCAACAACTGCTCTTGATGTAACAATTCAAGCTCAAATATTATCACTTATGAAATCACTTCAAAAGCAACTCGGTATGGGGATTATTATGATCACCCATGATTTAGGCGTCGTGTCAGAAACATGCGATAGAGTCGCCGTTATGTATGCTGGAAAAATCGTCGAATATGCAGATATCGAGCATATATTTACTAGTCCAAAACACCCTTATACAATCGGACTTCTTCAATCTCTTCCAAGTCTCGATACAGACCAAGAAGAATTACAAACGATTCCTGGATCCGTACCGAGTCCATACCATATGCCGAGTGGATGTCGCTTCGCTGATAGATGCACACATGCAAAAGAACTATGTCACAATACTCTTCCAGAACTTCAACTCACGCAAGATGGAAGTGAAGTTCGATGCTGGATGTTCACTGACCTTTGGGATAAATCATCTTCAGAAAAATTGGAGGTATTATAAAATGTCTACTACTACGCAAATAAATAAACGAGATTTATTACAAGTGCAAAATTTAAAACAATACTTCCCTATAAAAAAAGGAATTCTAGGACGCTCTATTAGCTATATTAAAGCGGTTGACGATATTAGTTTTACAGTTTATGAAAAGGAGACTGTTAGTATTGTTGGTGAATCTGGGTGCGGAAAGTCCACCACTGGGCGTGCAATATTGCGCCTTGATGAAGCGACAAGTGGAAAAATTATATTTCAAGATAAAGATTTACTAGCATTAAATAACTCAGCAATGCGAAAGGTTCGAAAAGATTTACAAGTTATTTTTCAAGATCCCTTCGCTTCTTTAAACCCTCGGCAAACTGTAGGAAGCATTTTAGAAGAAGCTATGTCCATTCAAAACGTATGTCCAAAAGGGGAAAGAAAAGCAAAAGTAATTGAGTTACTCGGGAAAGTTGGTCTTCCACCTGATGCAGTGAAGCGCTATCCACATGAATTTAGTGGTGGTCAACGGCAAAGAATTGGAATCGCGCGCGCTTTAGCTGTGAATCCAAAACTCATCATTTGTGACGAAGCCGTCTCCGCCTTAGATGTTTCAGTGCAAGCACAAGTTTTAAATTTATTAAAGCAGTTGCAACAACAATATGGTTTAACGTACTTATTCATCTCTCATGACTTAGCTGTCGTTCGTCACATATCAGATCGCATCATTGTAATGTACCTTGGTACCATCGTGGAGATTGCCGATAAACATTCTCTTTTTAACAATCCGCAACACCCTTACACAAAAGCGCTTCTCTCAGCAATTCCTACCATTAGTGCAGGAACGAAAAAAGAGCGTATTGAACTTAAAGGAGACCTCCCCTCTCCTTTAAATCCGCCAACAGGCTGTCGCTTTCATACTCGTTGTCCGTATGCTATTGAAAAATGCGCTACGCAACAACCAAGTTTTCAATCTATAAGTAAAGATCATAAAGTAGCCTGTCATATTATTTAATGCGAGTCTGAATAATAGAAATATTTACAACGCTTTAGTATAATAATAAAAAACAAGATTGAGGTATGTATGTTAACTTATGAAGCATTTGCTGTATTAATAACTATACTTGTCTTAGCTCCAATTTTTGGAGCTATTATTTTATTATGTTTATTTATTTTTGAAAAACGAATCGACTTACTAGAAAGTGAGAAGAAAAAAATAGCACTAGAAAGAGAGTTGCAACAGTCTTTATATCATCAACTCACTCAACAAATTCAGCCTCATTTTTTATTCAATACATTAAATACAATTTTAAGCTTAGCCCGTTTGCAAAGAACAGATGAAGTTGTCCGATCGCTCGAGATCTTTTCTCTATTTTTAAAAGGAAAATATAAAACAACAGATTTGTTAATTCCTATTTCTGAAGAACTAGCGTATACAAATTATTATATTGAGATTCAAAAAATGCGGTTTCGCTCGAGGCTTTCAGTAAGCATTAATTCTTCTGAAGATTTACACAATGCCCATATTCCCCCTTTCGTTATTCAAACGTTAGTGGAGAATTCCTTTAAACATGGTCTTGAAAAAAAGCTGGTCAAGCAATTTTAAATATTCATTTATACAATACAAATAACCGAATTACACTTCTAGTATCCGACAACGGTACTCAAAATGAACCATTTACTTCCCATACAGAAGAAAGCGGATACGGACTTGAGAATATAAAACAACGATTTCAACTATTCTTTCAAGAACAAACTACGTTCTCTTTCCTCTCTACAAAAGAGAACGGCACAACAGTAGAAATAACATGGCCTTTCATCACAGAAAAAAACACAGAGGAGGTAATACAAAAATGAATGTGCTATTAGTAGATGACGAGCCGCTAGAACTGGAGCAATTAGAGTTTCTCATTCACCGCCAGTTTCCTAATTGGACATTACATCTAGCTTTAGATGCAGCTGAAGCTTTAAGTATAAATGAAAAATTCTCAATTCATTTAGCACTTTTAGATATTCACCTTCCAGGCATATCCGGCCTACAACTAGGTGAAAAATTTAAAAATAATAACGCTAACCTCGACATCATTATCGTAACCGCATATCAAAATTTCGACTATGCAAAACAATCTATTCGTCTAGGCGTTATTGACTACATAACAAAACCAATTATAGAAAAAGAACTCATCGATGTATTGCAAAAATACAAAGGAGATTCCAATATTATTTCTTACTCACGTATTATTCAAGATACATTAGACATCATTCATGAGACTTTTTCTGACAAACTACACTTAGCAGACATCGCGGCTAAAGTACATACAAACCCAACTTACTTAAGCCGAAGATTCCATGAAGAAGTAGGGGTTTCATTTTCCGGGTATATCATGCAATATCGTATTGAAATGTCACAGAAATATTTAACGGAACACCCACATTGGTGCATCTCTCAAATTTCTGAACGATCTGGTTTTAATAGCCAGCATTATTTCAGTACTGTTTTTCGTAAAATGACTGGAATGACTCCGAAAGAATATAGAGGCGAGGGATAAATTGTGACAAAAAACAACACAGTTTTCACATCTTTACAATTAGGTATCGGAACTGGCACTGTTCTTTTATTATCTAAATGGGTCGCAAGTATATCAACACTCGCTTTACCTGAATCTATCATTAATTATGGGTTACTTGCTGGAATTCTTTATGCTATGATTGGTCCTTTCACTCTTATTTTATTAGGAATTTTAATAAAAAAAATACGTTCTACCTTCCCAAAAGGAGAATCCATTCACGATTACTTATCTTATAAACTTTCTCACAAAGGATATATAATTGTATGCTCTTTCCTCGTTCTATTAAGTATAGAAAGTATGTTCATTCAAACGAAAGTTGCTAGTATTTTACTTAATGTTTTTTTCCATATTCCATATACATTGGGTTCTTTCCTTTTCATTACCCTTTGTACAATATTCGTAATGTTAAGTAACGCCAAGCTATTTACTAAAATGGCTATTATGCAAACTGTATTAATGTTTTCTACCATGATCATTATTCCAATTTATTTTTTTGTACAAGATGGAATTACTCATGTATACGATGGGATTCGCTTATATCACCCTTATTTGCTATTTTATGAAAATATAAACGGAATATATTTTCTTTCTGCCGGCATCCTAATCGAAACGGGAAGAGTATTAATCAGCCCTGCATCTTGGGATAAAGCTTTCCGTATTCACCCTAAAAAATCATTCCAACTTTTTTACTATCAGGGTTTATATGGATTACCATCCCTTTGGCGTTCGCTTCTCTAATTATGATAGTTATCTTTAGTGGGAGTTTAGATCATTTATATGATCTCCTAGCTCAACTTCCAAAAAAAATAGAATTTACTATTTTATTTTACTTACTCGTTATCGGCTCTTTAAGTGCAATAGCTTCTAGCTTTATTTCTTGGATGCATGGATTTACAAAACTCATTCAAGACGTTATACCGATGATACGTACAAAAATGAATCCAAAATTACATGCAACTCATTTTATTGCTATAGCTATCGGTTTTTTAGCTTTTTTCATTACAATCACTACAAACTATACAATTTTAGAAATTATTTTTTTCTTTGGTATTTTTTATACCTCTCTTATCATCACAATATTATTCATCATTTTCAGCAAACAAAAAATCAGCATCATTATACCGCTCATCTCGATTATTGGTGCCCTTACTGGTTATGCAGTTTACTTCTTAATCGACCCTTTAACAAGCATTTGGTCTAGTATAACTGTTACTCTTTCACTAAGTATTTTTTATACGTTTTCACATTGGATACACCAACAATCCAAATATAAAATGAAACTATAGTATGTGGCCCTTTTGGTAGTTTAAATTTTGCTACCTAAGGCCTTTTTACTTTTATCGCAAACTATTGTACTGCGCTATAAATTAAATTCATTATTTATGTAGCCTCACATTTACATTGTAAAATACGGTTCACTTTATAAAAAAATGTCATACAACCTCATAGTCTTCTCATAAATTTCCATATAGAATAGAAGTATATAGTTTGCTATAAAAAGGAGTTGATCGTAATATGTCAAAAAAATTATATAAATCCGAAACTGATAAAATGTTATTTGGTGTATGTGGTGGTTTAGGAGAATATTTTGATATTAGCTCTACTCTTATTCGCATACTTTGGGTTATTGCTATTTTATGTTTTGGGACTGGTTTTTTAGTTTATTTCATTTGTTTATTACTTATGCCGCGTTCGTACTAGTGACATTATGCATATACTTAATGGAAATATAAAAAATCACCTATAGCATTCTATAGGTGATTTTTTCACGAAGAATATTTCATCGTTAAATGTAATACTGCCACTTCATCTTCTTCATTCTTATAACTATGTTTCTTATTCGCTTCAAATTGAATGGAGTCAAACTCATTTAATTCGTATACATCGCTTTCTACTTGAATCGATACTTTTCCTTTCATTACCGTTACAAGCTCAATAGCACCTTCATGATGAGCTTCTGGTTCATATATACTATTCGCCCTTAAACAAGCACGGTGCATTTCCATCCCCGTTTCTTTCGTATAACGGAACATCGTTTCTAGATGCCATGCTTGTCCTACATCTACTGCAAAT
This genomic window from Bacillus anthracis str. Vollum contains:
- a CDS encoding sensor histidine kinase, with protein sequence MLTYEAFAVLITILVLAPIFGAIILLCLFIFEKRIDLLESEKKKIALERELQQSLYHQLTQQIQPHFLFNTLNTILSLARLQRTDEVVRSLEIFSLFLKGKYKTTDLLIPISEELAYTNYYIEIQKMRFRSRLSVSINSSEDLHNAHIPPFVIQTLVENSFKHGLEKKLVKQF
- the nikB gene encoding nickel ABC transporter permease: MLMFIFRRILQLIPVLFGVVFVVFLIRQMVPGDPALLIAGEGASKETVEQIRHQLGLDKPFIMQYFSYIGNILQGDFGVSIRSNRPVLDEVLIRLPITIELALCSIVITVVIGMIAGIISATKQYSWTDVSIMIIALLGVSLPSFWFGLMLIFYFSVQIQIFPVSGWGTWMHMVLPALTLGASGAAIVARMTRSSMLDVIRQDYIRTARAKGVKERVVIYKHALRNALIPVITVVGLQFGALLGGTVLVESVFAINGLGRLIVDAIRMRDLPMLQGGVLIASVIFVLVNLIVDILYRYFNKRIELN
- a CDS encoding ABC transporter ATP-binding protein is translated as MSTTTQINKRDLLQVQNLKQYFPIKKGILGRSISYIKAVDDISFTVYEKETVSIVGESGCGKSTTGRAILRLDEATSGKIIFQDKDLLALNNSAMRKVRKDLQVIFQDPFASLNPRQTVGSILEEAMSIQNVCPKGERKAKVIELLGKVGLPPDAVKRYPHEFSGGQRQRIGIARALAVNPKLIICDEAVSALDVSVQAQVLNLLKQLQQQYGLTYLFISHDLAVVRHISDRIIVMYLGTIVEIADKHSLFNNPQHPYTKALLSAIPTISAGTKKERIELKGDLPSPLNPPTGCRFHTRCPYAIEKCATQQPSFQSISKDHKVACHII
- the nikC gene encoding nickel transporter permease, with product MEVRLSKEENTSLQTIQTKNTSKWIMSYRKLKRNKMAFIGGIIVLFYIVIAIFAPLLAPYNPFDIQLVNKLQPPSMEHWMGTDDKGRDILSRLLHGTRLSLLVGFSSVFIGALFGIILGIISGYYGGWFDTVIMRIIDIMLAFPGILLALAIVGALGPSLVNVIIAIGFFSIPMFARIVRASTLTVKKLEYIDAIRALGANDFTIIMKHIFPNILSPIIVQATLRLATAILSAAGLSFLGLGAQPPSPEWGAMLSNGRDFLFTAPHIAMFPGIAMSTLVIGLNMFGDGLRDALDPRLKK
- a CDS encoding response regulator transcription factor, whose translation is MNVLLVDDEPLELEQLEFLIHRQFPNWTLHLALDAAEALSINEKFSIHLALLDIHLPGISGLQLGEKFKNNNANLDIIIVTAYQNFDYAKQSIRLGVIDYITKPIIEKELIDVLQKYKGDSNIISYSRIIQDTLDIIHETFSDKLHLADIAAKVHTNPTYLSRRFHEEVGVSFSGYIMQYRIEMSQKYLTEHPHWCISQISERSGFNSQHYFSTVFRKMTGMTPKEYRGEG
- a CDS encoding helix-turn-helix domain-containing protein → MKEYEDMQTKEVIQQVGQLLRQIRNEQKLSLEELAQKTGVSKLTLGKIERGETNPTLAVIWKITKGLSIPLSRLMVVGEPVAVARCGEGFAVDVGQAWHLETMFRYTKETGMEMHRACLRANSIYEPEAHHEGAIELVTVMKGKVSIQVESDVYELNEFDSIQFEANKKHSYKNEEDEVAVLHLTMKYSS
- a CDS encoding ABC transporter ATP-binding protein, producing the protein MNKKEEVLQVKDLKTHFFTDEGVSKAVDGLNFSISKGETLGIVGESGCGKSITSLSIMRLIDRESGSKVEGNILFKGKDLLQQNESEMRAIRGNQISMIFQEPMTSLNPVYSVGEQIAEAIRIHQKLSKKEAWNKAVDMLKLVGIPSPEKRAKQEPHELSGGMRQRIMIAMALACNPDLLIADEPTTALDVTIQAQILSLMKSLQKQLGMGIIMITHDLGVVSETCDRVAVMYAGKIVEYADIEHIFTSPKHPYTIGLLQSLPSLDTDQEELQTIPGSVPSPYHMPSGCRFADRCTHAKELCHNTLPELQLTQDGSEVRCWMFTDLWDKSSSEKLEVL
- a CDS encoding PspC domain-containing protein — translated: MSKKLYKSETDKMLFGVCGGLGEYFDISSTLIRILWVIAILCFGTGFLVYFICLLLMPRSY